One window of the Clostridiales bacterium genome contains the following:
- a CDS encoding DEAD/DEAH box helicase, producing the protein MFNITDNTIKKGCYSRSTLLKGLQYYKDDRVIDVDIDVLKRTVHAVVCGTDYYSVQISFSYDDDSIQSAKCDCIAHSEYPGYCKHIIATLFYLKERKSYLKRSIPSSFEAEYKSKKAARDIINFFENKANKRLRRPANIEVNLEIGKDYQSDDGLQRKASFRIGESKLYVIKGISNFIESVESHAIIEFGKNFTYDPHNIMIRDEDVPLINFIKEMYQLEKRMMDHSDYYSYNGVLNGKYIILTPETTARLFEVIGDKTLNVTIMQKVFSNVHIEKKDLPVEFMLKDSGNDLILSINIAGWSFPLTPDGRYIFQNGIIYNISKSQRDSLTPFFNAVSAAGLKDIKFSKKDGEKFASVILPNIEKVGKLKLDDNMKNKICRQPLNAKMYLDKQDKKVTARFDFIYGDIKIDPFENKKENNSGILGRDSLIVRDTEKEKEILDLAASCGFKEGEDGLYMDDDDRIYELVCINVQKFQNLCDVFYSESFKNIKIYNSPSYRTSIRFNEDTDLLEFDFSIDGIDKDSLPQIFASLKRKKKYYRLPDGSFIPLKSEELDNVSDMIESLNIKEDSLKKKVINLPVFRAMYMDDKLNELGSVHIERSKSFSKVVSNIKEPENMEFDVPESLKSIMRGYQVTGFKWLRTLAAYRLGGILADDMGLGKTLQAISFILSVKDSVRIPSIVICPTSLIYNWESEIKKFAPSLKTLIISGNKSERENMMRRINDADVAITSYPLIRRDIISYKNIRFGYCFLDEAQYIKNPNSINAKSVKAINAQGYFALTGTPIENNLTELWSIFDFLMPGYLLSHKKFLEKFERPIMNGNKDALTDLNSHIKPFILRRLKRDVLKELPPKIESVVTAELTDAQKIIYLAYLQNIKGEIQKEIQTRGFEKSQIMILAGLTRLRQICCHPSLFIENYNGGSGKMCLLLELIHELKEGGHRLLLFSQFTQALKLIEKNIEDENISYFYLDGNTKAEDRNKMVNAFNQGFRDVFLISLKAGGTGLNLTGADTVIHFDPWWNPAVEDQATDRAYRIGQENSVQVMKLITKGTIEEKIQNLQQKKRHLINSVIESGEKFISKMTEEDIKELFSI; encoded by the coding sequence ATGTTTAATATTACGGACAATACGATAAAAAAAGGCTGTTACTCTCGCTCAACATTGCTAAAGGGGCTTCAGTACTATAAGGATGACAGGGTTATAGATGTCGATATAGATGTGTTAAAAAGAACTGTACATGCTGTTGTATGCGGGACCGACTATTATTCGGTGCAGATTTCATTTTCTTATGATGATGACAGTATACAATCTGCAAAATGCGATTGCATAGCACACAGCGAGTATCCGGGATATTGTAAACATATAATCGCCACTCTTTTTTACTTAAAAGAACGTAAATCATATTTAAAACGTAGTATACCATCTTCTTTTGAAGCTGAATATAAAAGTAAAAAAGCAGCCAGAGATATAATAAATTTTTTTGAGAATAAGGCAAACAAAAGATTAAGAAGGCCTGCCAATATAGAAGTAAACCTGGAAATAGGCAAGGATTACCAGAGTGATGACGGTTTGCAAAGGAAGGCATCTTTCAGGATAGGTGAGAGTAAACTTTATGTTATAAAAGGCATCAGCAATTTTATAGAATCTGTTGAGTCCCACGCAATTATAGAGTTTGGCAAAAATTTTACTTATGATCCACATAACATCATGATAAGGGATGAGGATGTTCCCCTAATTAATTTTATTAAAGAAATGTACCAGTTGGAAAAAAGAATGATGGACCATTCGGACTATTACAGTTACAACGGCGTATTAAACGGTAAATATATTATACTTACGCCTGAAACCACTGCGCGTTTATTTGAAGTTATTGGGGATAAGACGTTAAACGTGACCATAATGCAAAAGGTTTTTAGCAATGTGCACATTGAAAAGAAGGATCTGCCTGTAGAATTTATGCTGAAGGATTCAGGGAACGATTTGATATTGAGTATAAATATAGCAGGATGGTCTTTCCCTCTTACGCCTGACGGAAGGTATATATTTCAAAATGGAATCATATATAACATCTCAAAATCCCAAAGGGATAGCCTTACTCCGTTTTTTAATGCTGTGAGTGCGGCCGGTTTGAAAGATATAAAGTTCTCCAAAAAAGATGGGGAAAAGTTTGCATCCGTAATACTTCCCAATATAGAAAAAGTCGGGAAATTAAAATTGGATGATAATATGAAGAATAAAATATGCCGGCAGCCTCTAAATGCAAAAATGTACCTTGATAAGCAGGACAAGAAGGTTACTGCAAGGTTTGACTTTATATACGGGGATATTAAAATCGATCCTTTTGAAAATAAAAAAGAGAATAATAGCGGCATTTTGGGCAGGGATAGCTTAATAGTCCGTGATACTGAAAAAGAAAAGGAGATACTGGATTTGGCAGCGAGTTGCGGTTTCAAGGAAGGCGAAGACGGGCTATATATGGATGACGACGACAGGATATATGAGCTTGTATGCATAAACGTCCAGAAATTCCAGAACCTTTGCGATGTATTCTATTCCGAATCATTCAAAAACATCAAAATATACAATTCGCCGTCTTATAGAACCAGCATAAGATTTAATGAAGATACCGATTTGCTTGAGTTTGATTTTTCAATCGATGGGATAGATAAAGATAGTCTGCCTCAGATTTTTGCATCCTTGAAGCGGAAAAAGAAATATTATCGTCTGCCCGATGGCTCATTCATACCTCTAAAGTCCGAGGAGCTTGACAATGTATCCGATATGATAGAATCCCTCAACATAAAGGAAGACAGCCTCAAGAAAAAAGTTATTAACCTTCCCGTCTTCAGGGCGATGTATATGGATGATAAATTGAACGAGCTTGGAAGCGTCCATATTGAACGCAGCAAGTCTTTCAGCAAAGTGGTCTCAAATATAAAAGAACCTGAGAATATGGAGTTTGATGTGCCTGAAAGCTTGAAGTCCATAATGAGAGGATATCAGGTTACGGGTTTCAAATGGTTAAGGACGCTGGCGGCTTATAGGCTCGGCGGCATACTGGCAGATGATATGGGCCTTGGCAAAACACTGCAGGCCATCTCTTTTATACTTTCTGTGAAAGACAGCGTCAGGATTCCATCGATAGTAATATGTCCTACATCCCTCATATATAACTGGGAAAGTGAAATCAAAAAATTTGCGCCTTCTCTTAAAACGCTTATTATTTCGGGAAATAAATCCGAAAGGGAAAATATGATGAGGCGTATCAACGATGCCGATGTTGCCATAACTTCTTATCCGCTTATAAGAAGGGATATAATAAGCTATAAAAATATAAGATTCGGATATTGTTTTTTAGATGAAGCACAATATATTAAAAATCCCAATTCAATAAATGCAAAATCCGTAAAAGCGATAAACGCTCAGGGTTACTTTGCACTTACAGGTACGCCCATAGAAAACAACCTGACGGAGCTTTGGTCTATATTCGATTTCCTGATGCCCGGATATCTGCTGTCTCATAAGAAGTTTTTAGAGAAATTTGAAAGACCTATTATGAACGGGAATAAAGACGCCCTGACGGATCTCAACAGTCATATAAAACCTTTTATATTAAGAAGGCTTAAGAGGGATGTTCTAAAGGAATTACCCCCCAAGATTGAAAGCGTCGTTACAGCCGAGCTTACAGATGCGCAAAAAATCATATATCTTGCATACCTTCAGAATATAAAGGGTGAAATTCAAAAGGAGATACAGACAAGGGGCTTTGAAAAAAGTCAGATAATGATACTCGCAGGACTTACAAGGTTGAGGCAGATATGCTGCCACCCGTCACTTTTCATAGAAAATTATAATGGAGGAAGCGGAAAGATGTGCCTGCTTTTAGAGCTTATCCATGAACTTAAAGAAGGAGGACACAGGCTGCTTTTATTTTCACAGTTTACACAGGCATTGAAGCTTATAGAAAAGAATATAGAAGATGAAAACATCTCATATTTTTACCTTGACGGGAATACAAAAGCAGAAGACAGAAATAAGATGGTGAATGCATTTAATCAGGGATTCAGGGATGTATTTTTGATATCTTTAAAAGCGGGAGGCACGGGGCTCAACTTAACCGGCGCCGATACGGTCATACATTTTGATCCGTGGTGGAACCCTGCTGTAGAAGATCAGGCAACGGACAGAGCTTACAGGATCGGACAGGAAAATTCCGTTCAGGTTATGAAACTTATTACAAAGGGTACTATTGAAGAGAAAATACAGAATCTTCAGCAGAAAAAGAGGCATCTTATAAATTCCGTCATAGAATCAGGTGAGAAGTTTATTTCCAAGATGACTGAGGAGGATATAAAGGAACTTTTCAGCATATGA